A window of the Maniola hyperantus chromosome 16, iAphHyp1.2, whole genome shotgun sequence genome harbors these coding sequences:
- the mei-218 gene encoding uncharacterized protein mei-218, whose product MDLDFKLVLYLDKRQILFDMKNKCEAFLDQLNEKTATAVWSLQEAITHPAPTTSPIPPDIEELFTACDKKPWKFMYCLASSIGVQVSPFNSFLNVKIYLLLSLVSIKARKLCGSAVLHCLVAGYDTGYVAELMRQACQLADSNVVSVPSNSSIATTLIGASGGICVMPLPLQVYNQKQIHSVVSAIETGEIQHDINKVKLNCAVWAQGMDFKKIVLYDIARVFGTICRGDYGEYTDEIADFILQQAIEPSKPTAIEKQALNDLSVYIDLVGGIRVSIDEDTQNLLSNYFLAARRERNKAVSIGNMESLVTVCAMSARLCRRSVANIDDAVFAIWLHVSGMQEPRFAPEEYLDTPNDINKLNSVIKGFEEWLEKFTDCSIIN is encoded by the exons atggatttagattttaagttAGTGTTATATTTAGACAAAAGACAAATATTATTTgacatgaaaaataaatgtGAAGCATTCCTAGACCAATTGAACGAGAAAACA GCTACAGCTGTTTGGAGCTTACAAGAGGCTATCACTCATCCAGCACCAACTACTTCGCCTATCCCTCCAGACATTGAAGAATTGTTTACCGCATGTGATAAAAAACCATGGAAGTTCATGTACTGCCTTGCATCCAGCATTGgtgtacaagttagccctttcaACTCTTTTTTGAACGTTAAAATATATCTATTGCTAAGTTTGGTGAGCATTAAAGCTAGAAAATTATGCGGTTCCGCAGTTCTACATTGTTTAGTTGCAGGCTATGATACTGGTTACGTCGCAGAACTAATGAGGCAAGCATGTCAGCTAGCGGATTCAAACGTTGTATCAGTACCATCTAATTCTTCCATCGCCACAACTCTAATAGGAGCTTCTGGAGGTATATGCGTTATGCCTTTGCCATTACAGGTTTACAACCAAAAGCAAATACATTCGGTTGTGTCAGCCATTGAAACTGGCGAAATTCAACATGACATTAACAAAGTAAAATTGAACTGTGCAGTGTGGGCCCAAGGAATGGACTTTAAGAAAATAGTCCTTTACGATATAGCCAGAGTTTTCGGTACTATTTGTCGCGGTGATTATGGAGAATATACAGATGAGATAGCCGATTTCATTCTGCAACAAGCAATAGAACCCTCAAAACCAACTGCTATTGAGAAACAAGCATTGAACGATTTATCAGTTTATATAGATCTAGTAGGAGGTATAAGAGTTTCTATAGATGAAGATACTCAAAATCTCTTGAGTAATTATTTTCTGGCGGCTCGTAGGGAGAGAAACAAAGCTGTTTCGATTGGAAACATGGAATCTTTAGTTACGGTATGTGCTATGTCTGCGAGATTATGTCGTCGCTCTGTTGCAAATATCGACGATGCGGTTTTCGCTATTTGGTTACATGTAAGTGGTATGCAAGAACCGAGATTTGCTCCAGAAGAGTATCTGGATACACCTAACGATATAAATAAGCTAAATAGCGTTATCAAAGGTTTTGAAGAGTGGCTGGAAAAGTTTACAGATTGTAGTATTATTAACTGA
- the IKKbeta gene encoding inhibitor of nuclear factor kappa-B kinase subunit alpha, producing MEDIVFIGDWIKDRLLGSGSFGTVVLWRHKSNDQKLAIKTCKWGDELTAKHRERWSKEVEMLQNCNHPNIVGTKELPPEFKTGLAQANPSKLPILCMEYCSGGDLRQLLNKPDSCGGLKEVQVRKILNDLGSAMRFLHSNKITHRDLKPENIVMCVSDPNSEQSKVTYKIIDLGYAKEIDSNSICASFVGTLQYLAPELFYSKTYSNSVDFWSFGLIAFEIICGTRPFLPNKAPVEWMPVVKKKSHDHICVYETFHNDVSYSKEIFPENHISKPLKALLEEWLKVALEYDPKLRGRDAPSKVTFAIPSEEKGNNVSNVIIFSLLEKVLSKKIIKVFSVTTLSHIAYEIDDATTILTLKSWINKDTNITTDDQILISQMTYIEIGNEELVAKYWNETSVVMLFVYNKKQMIDDNSAPIVPKAVQRCLELHKALYNFKNSQNLYRNSFYFVISQMDIYDALINGIYTRAESLKQESKQLLVKHNTTDKNLGKLLAKVEIVTKMTDLGKHHIKSLKENGVGTNFLGGFGKTFKNADEIVEKTQKLQTAWSQLSVRLQSAARRSNEGISNELNNFVAKYNYQSMFTNAYKIFTSHKKSDFYNENREKERQCPEIVKLCYDCLKLRSKILQELQHQQFVLKLKDLSTEFSKITDIISKATENSDRLNNDLSALIDEFNNCIWSTMSVVVRDADNVADLPYSVVSFQKRDFKIGESVSNHCIPVANTVRDDSIKSLISESLTLRQNHTNLCDKLDSQKKFLQQSIFDFSFLSDA from the coding sequence ATGGAAGATATAGTGTTTATTGGTGATTGGATAAAAGACAGACTTTTAGGCTCAGGAAGTTTCGGTACTGTTGTTCTTTGGAGACATAAAAGTAATGACCAGAAACTCGCAATTAAAACTTGCAAATGGGGTGATGAACTCACTGCGAAACATAGAGAACGATGGTCCAAAGAAGTGGAAATGTTACAGAACTGCAACCATCCTAATATAGTAGGCACAAAAGAGTTACCACCAGAGTTCAAAACAGGGTTAGCGCAAGCGAATCCTTCTAAATTACCCATATTATGTATGGAATATTGCAGTGGAGGAGATTTGAGGCAACTATTAAACAAGCCTGACTCATGCGGTGGACTGAAGGAAGTACAAGTGAGGAAAATACTTAACGATTTAGGCAGTGCAATGCGATTCCTTCATAGCAACAAAATTACTCATCGTGATCTCAAGCCTGAGAACATTGTGATGTGTGTCTCGGACCCTAATAGTGAACAAAGTAAAGTAACATACAAAATAATTGATCTTGGATATGCCAAGGAGATAGATTCCAATTCTATCTGTGCAAGCTTTGTTGGTACCTTGCAGTATTTAGCTCCTGAACTTTTCTATAGCAAAACTTATAGCAATTCTGTTGATTTTTGGTCATTTGGACTGATTGCTTTTGAAATTATATGTGGTACAAGACCGTTTCTACCAAACAAAGCTCCGGTTGAATGGATGCCTGTTGTAAAAAAAAAGTCTCATGATCATATTTGCGTGTATGAAACATTTCACAATGATGTCAGTTATTCCAAGGAGATTTTCCCTGAAAATCATATTTCCAAGCCATTGAAGGCTTTACTTGAGGAATGGTTAAAGGTTGCACTGGAGTATGATCCCAAATTGAGAGGTAGAGATGCTCCATCCAAAGTCACATTTGCTATCCCGTCCGAAGAAAAAGGAAACAATGTAAGTAATGTCATAATATTCAGTCTTCTCGAAAAGGTCCTGTCCAAGAAAATAATCAAAGTTTTCTCCGTAACTACTTTATCTCATATAGCTTATGAGATTGATGATGCAACAACTATTCTTACATTAAAATCCTGGATTAATAAAGACACTAACATCACTACTGATGATCAAATCTTAATATCACAAATGACATATATTGAAATAGGAAATGAGGAACTTGTTGCAAAATACTGGAACGAAACCAGCGTTGTAATGTTATTTGTTTATAACAAAAAGCAAATGATAGATGATAATTCAGCACCCATCGTACCTAAAGCTGTCCAAAGATGTCTCGAACTTCACAAGGCGTTATATAACTTTAAGAATAGTCAAAATTTGTACAGAAACTCTTTCTATTTTGTGATATCACAGATGGATATTTATGATGCTCTCATTAACGGTATTTACACTAGAGCAGAGTCTTTAAAACAGGAGAGCAAACAGTTGCTTGTCAAGCATAATACTACGGATAAAAACTTGGGCAAGCTATTAGCTAAAGTAGAAATTGTGACAAAAATGACAGATTTAGGCAAACATCATATCAAAAGTTTAAAAGAAAACGGTGTTGGAACAAATTTCTTAGGTGGATTTGGAAAAACTTTCAAAAATGCTGATGAAATAGTAGAAAAGACCCAAAAACTTCAAACTGCCTGGTCACAATTATCTGTAAGATTACAATCAGCAGCACGGCGCAGTAATGAGGGAATATCTAATGAACTAAACAACTTTGTAGCCAAATATAACTATCAGAGTAtgtttacaaatgcatacaaaatatttacatcacataaaaaatctGACTTTTACAACGAAAATAGAGAAAAGGAGAGACAATGTCCGGAAATAGTGAAATTGTGCTATGACTGTTTGAAGCTGAggagtaaaattttacaagaaTTGCAGCACCAACAATTTGTATTGAAGCTCAAAGACTTGAGCacagaattttctaaaatcactGACATCATTTCTAAGGCTACTGAAAATTCAGACAGATTAAATAATGATCTATCTGCATTAATAGATGAATTCAATAATTGTATCTGGTCGACTATGAGTGTAGTAGTAAGGGATGCAGATAATGTTGCTGATCTTCCTTACAGTGTTGTATCTTTTCAAAAAAGAGACTTCAAAATTGGCGAGTCTGTTTCTAACCACTGTATCCCTGTAGCAAATACAGTAAGAGATGATTCTATAAAATCGCTCATATCTGAAAGCTTGACACTAAGGCAAAATCATACTAACCTTTGTGATAAACTGGACAGCCAAAAAAAATTTCTCCAACAATCAATATTTGATTTTAGTTTTCTTAGTGATGCGTAA